The Toxorhynchites rutilus septentrionalis strain SRP chromosome 3, ASM2978413v1, whole genome shotgun sequence genome includes a region encoding these proteins:
- the LOC129772950 gene encoding sodium channel protein Nach, with translation MLKVFWMICVVVSWFGSALLISASLEAFRTSAISFVMETSYRDWDTKFPSIVICEMRNMERIQMVADSLWGEEHDFAMEEILNEIGYFRGESYHTVNECNGDEPIENCFHGNFSYYAGLVRSPCEETIEQCFWNGRPFECCKYFQPMETEIGLCYAVNSIQTSARDPLYIDMKSNKYTGPGKLKITVLTEAYVYTLAEEDVPNLITPKSEVLVIDYFIAYNRQISVKNIENDPETKQVSVEQRMCRYPDENNLNVHKYYSYSACSVQCRRDKQLQLCNCTSHLMPNTDPTLKCNMTGLACLNEHYEELTIILPKWSTGKKGVVCDCLPSCTEVDIAIIHDSRESLYNREKRCSTIEIELSQLPTERYRRNVVRGRLDLVVSIGGTTGLFVGASLLSFVEIVYYFTIRPYGTIYMRKNHLQIVKERQ, from the exons AGTTTTCTGGATGATCTGCGTCGTGGTGTCCTGGTTTGGATCGGCCTTGCTGATCAGTGCATCGCTGGAGGCCTTCCGAACCAGCGCCATCTCCTTCGTGATGGAAACAAGCTATCGCGATTGGGATACGAAGTTTCCATCGATCGTGATCTGCGAAATGCGCAACATGGAACGCATCCAGATGGTGGCGGATAG CCTGTGGGGCGAAGAACACGACTTTGCGATGGaggaaattttgaatgaaatcggTTACTTCCGGGGAGAGTCATACCACACGGTGAATGAGTGCAACGGGGATGAACCGATCGAGAATTGTTTTCACggcaatttttcttattacgcTGGTTTGGTACGAAGTCCCTGCGAAGAGACGATAGAGCAATGCTTTTGGAATGGGCGCCCCTTCGAGTGCTGCAAGTATTTTCAACCGATGGAAACGGAGATCGGACTCTGCTACGCGGTAAACTCGATACAGACTAGCGCCCGGGATCCGCTGTATATTGATATGAAATCAAACAAATATACGGGACCAGGGAAGCTAAAAATCACTGTTCTTACTGAAGCCTATGTCTACACGCTGGCGGAAGAAGATGTGCCGAATTTGATTACCCCAAAGTCAGAGGTCCTGGTCATTGACTATTTCATCGCATATAA TCGTCAAATTTCCGTCAAGAATATCGAGAACGACCCGGAGACGAAACAGGTCAGCGTGGAGCAGCGCATGTGCCGTTATCCGGACGAGAACAATTTGAATGTCCACAAATACTACAGCTACAGTGCCTGTTCGGTGCAGTGTCGGAGGGACAAACAGTTGCAGTTATGCAACTGCACCAGTCATCTCATGCCGAACACTG ACCCCACGCTGAAGTGCAACATGACCGGACTGGCCTGCCTGAATGAGCACTACGAAGAGCTAACGATCATACTGCCCAAGTGGTCCACCGGGAAGAAGGGTGTCGTTTGTGACTGTTTGCCCTCGTGCACCGAGGTGGACATCGCCATCATACATGACTCGCGCGAGAGTCTCTACAACCGGGAAAAGCGTTGCTCGACGATCGAAATCGAACTGTCCCAATTACCGACGGAGCGGTACAGGCGGAACGTGGTGCGCGGTCGGCTCGATTTGGTGG TCTCGATAGGTGGTACGACGGGACTATTCGTTGGAGCCAGCTTGTTGTCATTCGTCGAGATTGTCTACTATTTCACGATTCGTCCCTATGGGACGATCTACATGAGGAAAAACCATTTGCAGATAGTGAAAGAGCGACAGTAA